In the Gossypium arboreum isolate Shixiya-1 chromosome 10, ASM2569848v2, whole genome shotgun sequence genome, one interval contains:
- the LOC108450330 gene encoding protein SULFUR DEFICIENCY-INDUCED 2-like isoform X1 translates to MKERNQIEAHLHPSHFHVFHKLPPGDSPYVRAKHVQLVDKDPEGAIVLFWKAINAGDRVDSALKDMAVVMKQQDRAEEAIEAIKSFRDRCSKQAQESLDNVLIDLYKQKCGRIEEQIQLLKQKLRMIYQGEAFNGKPTKTARSHGKKFQVTVKQETSRILGNLGWAYMQQENYLAAEVVYRKAQIIDPDANKACNLCQCLIKQARYIEAQSVLKEVIHGKLPGSGDPKSRNRVKELLQELESEQLISIASTAIGLNSEDTFLAEGIDQLMSQWTSYRSRRLPIFEEISSFRDQLAC, encoded by the exons atgaaggaGAGAAACCAGATAGAAGCCCATCTGCATCCATCTCATTTCCATGTCTTTCACAAGCTTCCTCCTGGGGACTCTCCTTACGTTCGAGCTAAACATGTTCAG TTAGTAGATAAAGATCCAGAAGGCGCCATAGTATTGTTTTGGAAGGCGATAAATGCAGGAGATAGAGTGGACAGCGCACTGAAGGACATGGCAGTGGTTATGAAACAGCAGGATAGAGCTGAAGAAGCCATTGAAGCCATTAAGTCTTTCAGGGACCGCTGCTCCAAGCAAGCTCAAGAATCACTTGACAATGTCCTCATTGACTTGTATAAG CAGAAATGTGGAAGAATTGAAGAGCAGATACAATTATTGAAACAGAAGCTTAGAATGATTTACCAGGGTGAGGCTTTCAATGGAAAGCCTACTAAGACAGCACGGTCCCATGGGAAGAAGTTCCAAGTTACTGTCAAGCAAGAGACCTCTAGAATATTG GGAAACTTGGGTTGGGCATACATGCAGCAAGAGAACTATTTAGCAGCAGAAGTGGTTTATCGTAAAGCTCAGATAATCGACCCTGATGCAAACAAGGCTTGCAACCTCTGCCAGTGTCTGATCAAGCAAGCACGTTACATTGAAGCACAATCCGTTCTCAAGGAAGTAATACATGGTAAACTTCCAGGATCTGGGGATCCCAAATCAAGAAACCGTGTGAAGGAGCTGCTACAGGAATTGGAGTCAGAACAGCTCATATCAATAGCTTCTACTGCAATAGGGTTGAATTCAGAAGATACTTTCCTAGCAGAAGGTATTGACCAGTTGATGAGCCAATGGACTTCATACAGATCAAGGAGGCTTCCTATATTCGAAGAAATCTCTTCGTTCAGAGATCAGTTAGCCTGTTGA
- the LOC108450330 gene encoding protein SULFUR DEFICIENCY-INDUCED 2-like isoform X2 — protein sequence MKERNQIEAHLHPSHFHVFHKLPPGDSPYVRAKHVQLVDKDPEGAIVLFWKAINAGDRVDSALKDMAVVMKQQDRAEEAIEAIKSFRDRCSKQAQESLDNVLIDLYKKCGRIEEQIQLLKQKLRMIYQGEAFNGKPTKTARSHGKKFQVTVKQETSRILGNLGWAYMQQENYLAAEVVYRKAQIIDPDANKACNLCQCLIKQARYIEAQSVLKEVIHGKLPGSGDPKSRNRVKELLQELESEQLISIASTAIGLNSEDTFLAEGIDQLMSQWTSYRSRRLPIFEEISSFRDQLAC from the exons atgaaggaGAGAAACCAGATAGAAGCCCATCTGCATCCATCTCATTTCCATGTCTTTCACAAGCTTCCTCCTGGGGACTCTCCTTACGTTCGAGCTAAACATGTTCAG TTAGTAGATAAAGATCCAGAAGGCGCCATAGTATTGTTTTGGAAGGCGATAAATGCAGGAGATAGAGTGGACAGCGCACTGAAGGACATGGCAGTGGTTATGAAACAGCAGGATAGAGCTGAAGAAGCCATTGAAGCCATTAAGTCTTTCAGGGACCGCTGCTCCAAGCAAGCTCAAGAATCACTTGACAATGTCCTCATTGACTTGTATAAG AAATGTGGAAGAATTGAAGAGCAGATACAATTATTGAAACAGAAGCTTAGAATGATTTACCAGGGTGAGGCTTTCAATGGAAAGCCTACTAAGACAGCACGGTCCCATGGGAAGAAGTTCCAAGTTACTGTCAAGCAAGAGACCTCTAGAATATTG GGAAACTTGGGTTGGGCATACATGCAGCAAGAGAACTATTTAGCAGCAGAAGTGGTTTATCGTAAAGCTCAGATAATCGACCCTGATGCAAACAAGGCTTGCAACCTCTGCCAGTGTCTGATCAAGCAAGCACGTTACATTGAAGCACAATCCGTTCTCAAGGAAGTAATACATGGTAAACTTCCAGGATCTGGGGATCCCAAATCAAGAAACCGTGTGAAGGAGCTGCTACAGGAATTGGAGTCAGAACAGCTCATATCAATAGCTTCTACTGCAATAGGGTTGAATTCAGAAGATACTTTCCTAGCAGAAGGTATTGACCAGTTGATGAGCCAATGGACTTCATACAGATCAAGGAGGCTTCCTATATTCGAAGAAATCTCTTCGTTCAGAGATCAGTTAGCCTGTTGA